The genomic DNA CGTTCCGTGTCCGTCAGGAGTTCGTCGCGGTGGTCTATCTCGCCCTCCAGTACGCGCTGTTGGCACGTTCCGCAGAAGCCCTGTTCGCAGGAGTACGAGACATACGGGAGTTCTTCCCGGACCGCGGCCAGGACCGACTGCCCGGCCGCGACCCGGACCGTACGGCCGGTGCGGCGCAGTTCCACCTCGAAGGCACCGGAGCCGGCCGGTGACGTGGCAGCCGCCGTGAAGCGTTCCAGGTGCAGGGCGCAGTCCGCCGGAAGCGCGGCCGTGACCGCTTCCGTCAGAGGTTCCGGGCCGCAGCAGTAGACCGTCGTGCCGGGCGCCAGATCCGTGAGGGCTGCCGCCGCGTCCGGGTGGCCGGATTCGTCCTCCGGTACGACCGTGATGCGGTTGCCTTCCGCGCCGAGCTTCTCGATCTCGTCCAGGAACGGCATCGAGGCGCGTGTACGGCCTCCGTACAGCAACCGCCAGTCGGCACCGGAGGCGGCAACCGCCCGCAGCATCGGGAGGATCGGGGTGATGCCGATGCCGCCCGCGACGAAGACGTACGCGGGGGCTCCGGTGACGAGCGGGAAGCGGTTGCGGGGGCCGCGGATCTCGATCTCCACGCCCTCGTGCAGCTGGGCGTGGACTTCGCGCGAACCGCCGCGGCCGTCCTCGACCAGGCGGGTCGCGACCGTGTACGTGTCAGGCGCGGCCGGGTCGCCACAGAGCGAGTACTGACGCACCAGGCCCGAGGGGAGGACCAGGTCCAGGTGGACGCCGGGCTGCCAGGCGGGGAGGTCCGGGCCCTCCAGGCGGAGTTGGACCACGCCGTCGGCGGGCGTGGTCCGCTCGGTGATCAGCAGGCGGCGGGTGGTGGTGGAGCGGCGGCCGGAGTGTCCCGAGACCGGTTCCTCCAGGGCCGGCAGCGGCCACAGCGGGGACTTCTCGATGCGGCGGTGCAGGGCGCGCTTGGCGAGCAGCGCGGCGCCGGTCACGAGGAGGACGGTGCGCAGGCGGGGCAGGGCCATGGGTCAGTGGGTTCCCGTCATACGGGCCTCGGCGGCCAGAGCCGCGGGCGAGTGGGCGAGATAGTCGAGGGCCTGCGCCGTACTGCCCTCCTGGGAGGGGTGGTAGGAGTGGCTCAGATAGCGCGGGATGGAGCGCAGCAGGGCGGGCGTGGAGGGCAGGGTGCCGCGCTTGCCGCTGTCGTAGAACGCCTTGAACGACGCCTTGCCGTCCAGCAGGCTGGGGTCGTTCTCCATGAAGAAGCGGACACCGCGCTGCCAGAGGAAGACCAGGGCGGAGAAGGCCAGTCCCCAGGTGCGCACCCGGCGCCGGTAGCCGCCGTCGACATGCATGAAGACCTCGAAGGCCACCGAGCGGTGTTCGACCTCCTCCGCGCCGTGCCAGCGCAGCAGGTCCAGCATGGTGGGGTCGGCCCCCTCGCGGTCCAGGGCCTCGGAGTTCAGGATCCAGTCGCCGAGAAACGCCGTGTAGTGCTCGATCGCCGCGATGATCGCCACCCGCTCCATCAGCCACCACCTGCGGGCGCGCCCCGGTGGGAGCGTCCGGTCGCCGAGCAGCTTCTCGAAGAACCAGTCGACCTGTGCGGTGTACGGGGTCGGGTCGAGCCCCAGCTTCTTGAGGTGGGGGAGCACGTCGTCGTGGGCCTGGGAGTGCACGGCCTCCTGGCCGATGAACCCGATCACGTCGCGTCGCAGCTGCTCGTCCTGGATGTACGGAAGCACCTGTCGGTACACATGGATGAACCAGCGCTCCCCGGCCGGGAGCAGCAGATGGAGCACATTCATCGTGTGCGTGCTGAAGGGGTCGCCCGGCACCCAGTGGAGGGGAGTCCTCTCCCAGGCGAACGAGACCTTGCGGGCCTTCAGCTCGGTTCGCTCCGACGCGACCGCCGCTGGCTGCGTGTTAGACATGTTGTCAATGTACTGACGGGTACGCGGGTGGAACAGAGGCGTGCAGCGAATTCCTGCCCTCACCGATCGGTGGGCGACAAGGGGGTGCCGCCCATCGCCTTGTCGCGGCGACCGCCGGTAGTTCGCCCCGGACCGTGCCCGGTCGGTGGTGCGGTGCGGGCCCGCGCGAACGCGTCGGGCCCGTGGCGGCCCTCCTCGGTGGAGGGCGCCACGGGCCCAGTTCAAACTGCGGTTCGGATCGGATCAGCGGGAGCGGAACAGGTTGTGGCCCCAGTACCCGCGGTCGTGGCGGTTGTGGCCCCAGCGTCCGTGGTTGCGGTGGTCGTGGCCCCAGCGTCCGTGGTTGCGGTGGTGGCCCCAGCGTCCGTGGTCGCGGCGGTCGTTGCCCCAGCGTCCGTCGTCCCGACGGTCGCCGTCCCCGTGCCGACCGTCCTTGACCTGCACGGAGTGGGCGACGCCGGCAGTGCTGGGCGCGGCGGCCTGAGCTGCGCCGGCACCGCCCAGCACGACGACGGCGGCCACACAGACGGCGGCAGCGAAGCGTGGAACATGCATGGATATCTCCTGTCGCAGCAGGCGGCGAAGCGCCTGCTCGGATTTGACCTCGCAACCGTCGCCCGCCGACGGCCGTTGACGACCGCGCCACGCGCTCCAAGACACCCGATCTGCTGCAATGCCGCCGATCGTGGAACCGAGCCCTGTAGGCAATCCGTGGACCTCCGTCCGCTTCCCCCGTCCCCTCCCGTGTCCGTCGCCACCCGCTCTTCGGCACCCGGCCCCACCTGCTGTTTCTCACCGCGGCATCAGGGGCGCGCCCGTCCGGCGGCGACTGCGCGTCCCGCTCCGCGGGCACGCCGAATGGCCCACCGCCGCGGGCCATTCGGCCGAGCAGAGGATCACGACGTGCAGCACGGAAGGGCGCGGCGGCATGGTCAGCGCAGGGCGCCCACCCGCCTCCCGTCCGCCAGCAGCCCGCTCAGCTGCGCCCGGTCGCCCGCCTGTGCCGGTACCGCGAGCAGATGCCCCTGCGCCCGGCCCCCGACCCCGCCGGACGTCGACAGCGACGCGAATTCCTGGCTGCCCGCCGCCAGTACGTACCAGCGGCCGCCACGCGACTTCCACAGCACACCCGCCAGCACCCGCGGATCCCGGACCCCGCAGGCCGGTGAATCCTCGGCGCGCGCCGCGACGGCTCCCGGCGACACCACACCGCCTGTGGCGGGCGGCGCGGACGGGGCCTGGAACTGGGCGAGAACCCTGCTCCCCGGGCCCCGCCAGGTCTCCGCCCGGGTGCACAACCACTGCGCGTAGCCGTTGCCCTCGGGCAGCCACTGCCGGGCGTACGGCCAGGAGTTCACCGACCGCACGCCGCGCGACCGGACCGCCGTCAGCAGACATGCGGTTCGTGCCCAGCTCTCCCGATCGGCCCGCCCGGACACGTCGTGCGGCGCCGACGGCGACCCCGAGGTCAGCCGGGCCGGGGCGAGTTCGCCGAGATCCGTGAGCAGCCGGGTCGACGTACCGGCTCTCATCTCGACGGCGGGCCAGGATCGGCAGCGCGCGGCGGTTGCCGGGCTCGGCAGGGCATCGGTGACGCCGTTGCGGTTGCGGTGCAGCAACCGTGCGGCCCTGGCGGGGGCGAGCAGATTCCGTACGGACACCCCGCGTACCCAGGGCGCCGTCAGATAGCGGACCGTGCGACGCCCACGGCTCACGATCAGGGCGTCGGCGGAGGTCGCGTCCGCGCCGTCGACCCGCGCGAAGTCGAGCGCCGCGCCCCGAGCCGGATCGGCGTTGCGGGCCTCCGCGTACCGCACGATGCGCAGCCCGTCGTAGAACAGCACGACCGAGGCCGTCCCCACCTCTCCCGCGTAGAGCAGCTGTGGGGAGCCCATCGGCGGTCCGACCGGCGTCCCCGGCGTCGTCGACGACCGCACCGATGCGCCGGGGCGCGCCCAGACCGCGAGTGCCCGCCGCAGCAGCCGGGCGTCGTCGGTGCGGTCCCCGCGGGTCGGCCAGGCGGTGAAGTCGGTACGGGGCGAGCGCTTCCAGTAAGCCGGGGCCACACGCCGTAACGCCGTTGGTTCCAAGGCCTGTTCGGCCGCCGGGTTGCGGGCGTACAGAGGCGCGGACGTCAGGTCCCGGCCCCAGCCGTTGCCGGGCAGACCCAGCAGTGCCCCGCACACCAACAGTGCGGCGACCGCCGCCAGCGCAGCCTTCGCGTGCCGGCGGCGACGGAGCAGATCCGGCGGGCGGGCCTGAAGGGAACAGGGGTCGAACTCCGTGGAGGCCAAAAGCGCGTACGGCGCCGCCACCGCGTCGGCCTCCATCAGCGCCGCATGCGGGTCCGCCACACCGGCGGCGGCGAGCACCCGCCGTACCTCGCCGTCCGCGAGACCCTCCAGGCCGCGCAGGACGTGTGCCGCGCGCGCAGGTCCGGACAGCGCCGACAGTGCCTGGTCCAGGGCGAGTTCGTCCGCGCCGCCGGAGTGCGGGAACAGCCGCAGGCCCCAGACCAGCGGGAGGAGCGGCGGCAGTTGGGCCCGTCGCGGCCACGCCGACCGGCGCAGTGGAAGGCCCGCCTGCAGTGCGGTACGCAGCACCCGTTGCCGGACGAGCGCGTAGCCCGGCTCGGCCCCGGTCGCACTGACGGGCCGGCGGGGGAGCGGGACGCCGTCCCCGGCGGCGAGTGTCGTCCGGCGTCCCGGCGGCAGGGACCGCTGGGCCAGGGAGTGGGCGGTCAGCACGCGGCGGTTGCGGCCGAGGGAGGGCGGCAGTACGAGATAGCCGAGCCGGACCAGCCGCGGATAGTGCTCGACGAGCGCTGCTTCGGCCTGCTCCACATCGACCTGCTCACCATCCACCGGGGCAGCGGCGGAAGGTACTTCTGGCAGTGGGCGCACGTTCAGCAGAACGAGCGAATCGTGCGATGGTCACTCCGGCGTACGGTCCGCGCTGCCCGATCCGGCCGTTCGGCGGCGCCGATGGGAACGAAGGGGCACGATGGCTGGATGGTGACGCAGTGGGAGATGCGACGAGGACGTGGTTCCGGGACCGGTGGGTTCAAGGCCGGTGGGTTCAAGGCCGGTCGGTTCGGGGCCGGCAGGCTCGGGATCCGGGCAGCCGCGGCCGCCCTCGCGGGCCTGGCCCTTCTCACGGCCTGTTCAGCCGGCGGGGGCGGCGACGCCGAGCCGGACGTCCCGCCGACCGCGACCGGCAGCCTGGAGCAGCTGGCCACGAAGGCGCACTGCAAGCCGAACATCCAGACCGACGCGCAGGAACTGCGCCAGGCCAACTGCACGACGGACGAAGGACGTTATGTGCTGGCCACCTTCGCCTCCGACCGCGGGCAGCGCGAGTGGATCAACGAGGCCAACGACTACGGAGGTTCGTACCTCGTCGGCCGGAAGTGGGTAGCCGTCGGCGAGCCGAACGTGGTCGCAGCGCTGCGCGGCCGGCTCGGGGGGACGGTGGAGACCGCCTCGCCGCACCACTCGGGGAGTAGTGGCAGTGGGGGGAGCGAGGCAGGGCACTCCGGTCACCACGGGAGCTGACCGCGCAGGTAGGAGGGGTGGGGTGCTGCTGAGGGGGGAATCAGCGGCACTTGCGCCCGCCGTTGATGCAGCTCACCACCTTCTTCATCAGCTTGTCGTCGAAGACGTTGATGAAGTCACCGTGATCGGTGACGGGCTTGTGCAGTTGCTCCGGGAAGGAGTCGACGGCGAAGCCGGGGCCCGGCGGCACGTCGTACACGATGCGCTGGACCAGCTGCGGAATGGCTCTGAAGCCGTTCGGGCACCGCCCGTTGTCCTGGGCGAAGGCGACATGGGTGCGGTGATTGGCGGAGTCGGTGTTCTGTCCGTCCCAACAGCTCTGGAATGCGAACGAGCGGACCACCTGGCTGCCGTCCGGGCAGATCGGGTATTTGTCCTTGAGCTGCCGGTTCTCGAATCCGGTGCAGCTCCATGAGGCATTGGCGTTGGCGTCGCCGTTGGTGAATGCCTTGGCGTCTCCGGTGATGATCCGCAGGAAGCGCGGCATCGCCCTGACCTTCCCGGTGGGATTGCCGACGAATTTCAGCGTGACCTGGGACGGAGTCTGGATCTCTCCGACGTTCTGGTCCTTGCCACCGCCGTCCGCGTCCGCGTCGTTCTCCGCCGTGCCGTTCTGCAGACGCAGGACAGGCCAGTAGTACGTGGACCTGTCCCCCTGGTTCCGGCAACTGGTATCGCCATTGGCCAGATCGTCATCACTGGCGAAGGCGTCATTGGCCTGATTACCGACGTAATCGTGCATATGGTGAGCGCCGTTGCTCACGCCGGGTGCGACGATGACATTGTCCGGGTTGAATTTGCCGTTCTCGTTACGCCCGCAGTCGGTGGTGAACGTACCGCGCGAGGCGCCGCGGCGTTGGCGTGGTCTGTCGACATTCGGCTGCACGGACTGGATGTCGACGAAGTCGGAGGCCTCGGGGCCGTTGCCCTGCTGCCCCTGACCGTCGTCGCCGTCCTGGCCGCCGTCCTGCCCCTGGCCCTGGTCGGCACCCTGATCGCCGCCTTGGCCCTGATCGGCACCCTGATCGCCGCCCTGGCCCTGGTCGGCACCTTGATCATCGCCCTGGCCGGCGTCCTGACCCTGGCTGTCGCCGGATCCGTAGCCACCGCCGCCCTGGTTGTTGTCGTCGGCGCGCAGACTGCACGGAGCCAGCCCGTCCAGTCCTTGCGGGCGGTCCGCGTTGCGCTCGACGGCGGTGGCGATACGGTCGATACTCGCCGTCCGCTTGGCCTTCAGCGGACCGAGTACGGCATTCTCGGCAAGGTTGGGATCACGGGAGATCTCGTCCTTCCGATCTGCGAATTGCTGGTAGGCATCGGTGATCTGGGTATCCATCGCGGCCAGTTCGCGGTCGACCTCCCAGCGCGCCTCGGCGGGCACATCGGGAAGTTCGTTGCCCACGTCGGGGCAGTCGATGGTGGACATCTGGGTGCCCATATTCCACGTGCGGTCGGGTGGTGAGCCGGACGCGCCTTCTCCCGCCGAAGCGTAGACATTGACAGCGATCAAGCCACCTCCGCCCAGAATCAATGCGGCCGAGGCGACAATCGCCCGGTTGGCCAGCGTCGAACGTTTGCGTGATGTGCGTCCCATGGAACTCCTCATGCTTCGAGGGAGAAGCGTGACGTTCCATACGGGTGTGGTTCGGGGGGCGTTCAGCGAAAGGGGAAGTTCGTAGAAATCTCCATTCTCAAAACGGGTCACATGGGGGCGGGAGCGAACTCGGCGAACTGTGCGGCTATCGATGCATCGACCATCGGGTCGGCCGGTCTCGACATCGTGCCGATGCGATGCGATGCGATGCGATGCGATGCGATGCCAATGCGGTGCGATGCGATGCGATGCCAATGCCGGTGCGATGCGATGCCGATGCCGGTGCGGGCCGGTGTCGACGCCGAGGTCCGACCGGCTGCGCGCCGACCGGGCCGGGTGCTCGGGGGCGAGCCGCTGCGGGCGCTGGAGTCGGATCTGCGCGCGACGGCGCCCGCCGACGGGTTCCGGCTCGGCGCTGCGGTGTGGCTCAACGGCTGAGGTGCCCTCCGAGTGACCCTCGCAATAGATGGGACGTATTTCGTAGGCACCCTTCCCGTGGGCCTCATTGTGCGACAGCATGCGCAGGTCGACACCCAATAGATCCGACCAATGAGGTCGAGAATGAGAGGGAACCATGGCACGACGCACTCGTGTGCTCAGTGCGTTCGCACTGGCTGCCGCGGCGGCGCTCGTTCCCGTGCAGGCCACCGCCCAGCAAGCCGCACCCGCCGCACCGCCGGGCACCCCGTGCGCCGCACCTGTGAAGCCCGCTTCGCAGATGGCCGTCGAGTCCTGCGACAGCCCCGAGCGGATCATCGAGAAGGCCGCGAACATCGTCCCGACCCCCGGCCAACTCGCCTGGCAACAGCGGGAAGTCACGGCCTTCACCCACTTCGGCATGAACACCTTCACGGGCCGCGAATGGGGATCGGGTACCGAGGACGAGAAGCTCTTCGCCCCGAAGAGCATCGACGCCGACCAGTGGATGCGTGCCTACAAGGCGGCCGGTGCAGAGCAGGTCATGCTCACCGCCAAGCACCACGACGGGTTCGTCCTGTACCCGTCCCGCTACACCGACCACTCCGTCGAACTCAGCCCCGGCA from Streptomyces sp. NBC_01707 includes the following:
- a CDS encoding DUF1996 domain-containing protein; protein product: MGRTSRKRSTLANRAIVASAALILGGGGLIAVNVYASAGEGASGSPPDRTWNMGTQMSTIDCPDVGNELPDVPAEARWEVDRELAAMDTQITDAYQQFADRKDEISRDPNLAENAVLGPLKAKRTASIDRIATAVERNADRPQGLDGLAPCSLRADDNNQGGGGYGSGDSQGQDAGQGDDQGADQGQGGDQGADQGQGGDQGADQGQGQDGGQDGDDGQGQQGNGPEASDFVDIQSVQPNVDRPRQRRGASRGTFTTDCGRNENGKFNPDNVIVAPGVSNGAHHMHDYVGNQANDAFASDDDLANGDTSCRNQGDRSTYYWPVLRLQNGTAENDADADGGGKDQNVGEIQTPSQVTLKFVGNPTGKVRAMPRFLRIITGDAKAFTNGDANANASWSCTGFENRQLKDKYPICPDGSQVVRSFAFQSCWDGQNTDSANHRTHVAFAQDNGRCPNGFRAIPQLVQRIVYDVPPGPGFAVDSFPEQLHKPVTDHGDFINVFDDKLMKKVVSCINGGRKCR
- a CDS encoding metal-dependent hydrolase; this encodes MSNTQPAAVASERTELKARKVSFAWERTPLHWVPGDPFSTHTMNVLHLLLPAGERWFIHVYRQVLPYIQDEQLRRDVIGFIGQEAVHSQAHDDVLPHLKKLGLDPTPYTAQVDWFFEKLLGDRTLPPGRARRWWLMERVAIIAAIEHYTAFLGDWILNSEALDREGADPTMLDLLRWHGAEEVEHRSVAFEVFMHVDGGYRRRVRTWGLAFSALVFLWQRGVRFFMENDPSLLDGKASFKAFYDSGKRGTLPSTPALLRSIPRYLSHSYHPSQEGSTAQALDYLAHSPAALAAEARMTGTH
- a CDS encoding 2Fe-2S iron-sulfur cluster-binding protein, which codes for MALPRLRTVLLVTGAALLAKRALHRRIEKSPLWPLPALEEPVSGHSGRRSTTTRRLLITERTTPADGVVQLRLEGPDLPAWQPGVHLDLVLPSGLVRQYSLCGDPAAPDTYTVATRLVEDGRGGSREVHAQLHEGVEIEIRGPRNRFPLVTGAPAYVFVAGGIGITPILPMLRAVAASGADWRLLYGGRTRASMPFLDEIEKLGAEGNRITVVPEDESGHPDAAAALTDLAPGTTVYCCGPEPLTEAVTAALPADCALHLERFTAAATSPAGSGAFEVELRRTGRTVRVAAGQSVLAAVREELPYVSYSCEQGFCGTCQQRVLEGEIDHRDELLTDTERDDSMLICVSRCRGERLVLDL